In the genome of Cryptomeria japonica chromosome 8, Sugi_1.0, whole genome shotgun sequence, one region contains:
- the LOC131037613 gene encoding probable disease resistance protein At1g15890, whose product MNHLSKADSRKLFFMHAFHKNEIESLSEDLKKIAEDIADKCSGLPLTLKTVTRSMANVRRNPNEWEPTLNRLKQFDTITDDVLPTLRLSFDALPDYLKPCFVFCSAYPEDTRMGCEYLVQVWIAEGFVNPDETQDPYELG is encoded by the coding sequence ATGAATCATTTGTCTAAGGCTGATAGTAGGAAGTTGTTCTTCATGCATGCATTCCATAAAAATGAAATTGAGAGTCTTTCAGAGGACCTGAAGAAAATAGCCGAAGACATTGCAGACAAGTGCTCGGGATTGCCGTTAACTCTGAAGACAGTAACAAGATCCATGGCGAACGTCAGACGAAATCCTAACGAGTGGGAACCCACGCTAAATCGGCTAAAGCAATTCGACACAATCACAGACGACGTTCTGCCGACTCTCAGGTTAAGTTTCGATGCTCTGCCTGATTATCTAAAGCCTTGTTTCGTTTTTTGTTCTGCATACCCGGAAGATACTAGAATGGGTTGTGAGTACCTAGTACAAGTATGGATTGCCGAAGGATTTGTTAATCCTGATGAAACACAAGATCCATACGAGCTTGGATGA